In Anopheles gambiae chromosome 2, idAnoGambNW_F1_1, whole genome shotgun sequence, a single window of DNA contains:
- the LOC1281342 gene encoding schwannomin-interacting protein 1 gives MCTRIRKGIINPNYPGFQSLAYTLNDDNFDYSSENPSDDEEDSYVSESDDNEMKQHERKPAAEPERHADEPGDENGNSYDQRGSGMGAGGHAMHLNSTMDVPNAPASTLYQHAMPLTMALEAEECFAESESPHRRTRMRLIPTGRHSPALTTAMTFGTEDKLEAAELIYACTPPDIVLQHSYEHRTSVFGPCKELAKMSLEHATSQKPDLIPQQQQPGDNEPGSEKESCTAQLTEALVKDVIEIEGNDENENEAQLGQDDDDERDDEGNRSPPSPAIELHQAEDAFSITNCTIGSSFPQHQTSLLSPGEMLDETIQCYDGSITDDDALSDDSEQESEEGEFEYKPYGERDDGSPRSGYATSPSDVPASGDSGDSAGSSPGEVRYHLVDDCSNQTVQITRSRQSNEQSPTNHHHYHLLQQYATSSGTDYQGNPSVEQEINCNSYYDSSAGYHAQNDPSEYGRQYVAANRNDAIAMEFSEPRPTTLNLIRRETNCLADEIHAATDTQLPSFADKKPLEKPQSMSTETVVPAHRQPYPKVAKINPFCEALFEENDACDFFTKQAKLQIEARMALCQAKDMAHMQMEIEKRSLPLSPVTRVIHTAVEKAGLSLAADKRRLSRYYLTRLNVHQLQTILTELQGHAEVLNEELVELLMVRDDLHISQDATLIDIEDLSRYLCAKEQTIIHAERQRKSRYWNNNRAAAHLQSHPKQQPSLPQPPIRSTCGTAIPAYRYH, from the exons ATGTGCACCAGAATTCGCAAGGGCATCATCAACCCGAACTATCCGGGCTTTCAGTCGCTGGCTTACACGCTGAACGATGACAACTTTGACTACAGCTCGGAAAACCCCTCCGACGATGAGGAGGACTCGTACGTGTCGGAATCGGACGACAACGAGATGAAGCAGCACGAAAGGAAGCCGGCAGCGGAGCCGGAAAGGCACGCAGACGAGCCGGGTGACGAAAATGGCAACTCGTACGACCAGCGTGGCAGCGGGATGGGGGCGGGTGGGCACGCGATGCATTTAAATTCCACCATGGACGTACCGAATGCTCCAGCTTCCACCTTGTACCAGCACGCGATGCCGCTCACAATGGCACTCGAGGCGGAGGAATGCTTCGCTGAGTCGGAATCGCCCCACCGTCGCACCCGGATGCGCCTCATACCGACGGGGCGGCACTCTCCCGCCCTGACGACGGCAATGACGTTCGGCACGGAGGACAAGCTGGAGGCGGCGGAGCTAATCTATGCCTGCACACCGCCAGACATTGTGCTGCAGCACAGCTACGAGCATCGTACGAGCGTATTTGGGCCGTGCAAAGAGTTGGCCAAGATGTCGCTGGAACATGCCACCAGTCAGAAGCCGGATTTGAtaccgcagcaacagcaaccaggAGACAATGAGCCGGGTTCGGAGAAAGAAAGTTGTACGGCGCAGCTCACGGAAGCGCTGGTAAAAGATGTGATCGAAATTGAAGGAAACGATGAGAACGAAAACGAGGCGCAGCTTGGGcaggatgacgacgacgagcgGGACGATGAAGGTAACCGATCGCCACCGTCCCCTGCGATCGAGTTGCATCAGGCAGAGGATGCGTTCTCGATTACAAACTGCACCATCGGCAGCAGCTTCCCGCAGCACCAAACGTCCCTGCTGTCACCCGGCGAGATGCTGGACGAAACGATCCAGTGCTACGACGGCTCGATCACAGACGACGACGCCCTGTCGGACGATTCGGAACAGGAGTCGGAAGAGGGTGAATTCGAGTACAAACCGTACGGCGAGCGGGACGATGGCTCGCCGAGAAGCGGCTACGCGACGTCCCCGAGCGATGTGCCCGCTTCCGGCGACAGTGGCGACAGTGCGGGATCCAGCCCGGGCGAGGTGCGGTACCATCTGGTGGACGACTGTTCGAACCAAACGGTACAGATCACTCGATCGCGCCAATCGAACGAACAGTCGCCCACCAACCATCATCACTATCACCTGCTGCAGCAATACGCAACATCCAGCGGCACGGACTACCAAGGCAACCCGTCGGTAGAGCAGGAAATTAACTGTAACAGCTACTACGACAGCTCAGCCGGGTATCACGCTCAAAACGATCCCTCCGAGTACGGGCGCCAGTATGTGGCAGCAAACCGGAACGACGCGATCGCAATGGAATTCTCCGAGCCACGTCCGACTACGCTGAACCTAATTCGAAGAGAAACCAATTGTTTAGCGGACGAAATACACGCGGCTACAGATACTCAGCTTCCCTCGTTTGCGGACAAAAAG CCTCTCGAAAAGCCCCAATCAATGAGTACGGAGACGGTGGTTCCTGCCCACCGACAGCCCTATCCAAAAG ttgcgAAAATAAACCCGTTCTGCGAGGCCCTGTTTGAGGAGAATGACGCGTGCGACTTCTTCACCAAACAGGCCAAGCTGCAGATAGAAGCACGGATGGCACTCTGCCAGGCGAAGGATATGGCTCACATGCAGATGGAG ATCGAAAAACGCAGCCTGCCACTGTCCCCCGTCACGAGGGTGATCCACACGGCCGTCGAAAaggcgggcctgagtttggcGGCGGACAAGCGACGCCTGTCCCGTTACTACCTAACCCGGCTCAACGTGCACCAGCTGCAGACGATCCTGACCGAGCTGCAGGGCCACGCGGAGGTGCTGAACGAGGAGCTGGTGGAGTTGCTGATGGTGCGGGACGATCTGCACATCAGCCAGGACGCCACGCTGATCGACATCGAGGACCTATCGCGATATCT TTGTGCCAAGGAACAGACGATCATTCACGCTGAACGGCAGCGCAAAAGCCGCTACTGGAACAACAACCGAGCGGCGGCGCACCTGCAATCGCATCCGAAGCAGCAGCCGTCCTTACCGCAACCACCAATACGATCGACGTGTGGTACGGCGATCCCAGCATATCGTtaccattaa